CGCTCCTGCACGTCTAGCACGTGCTGCGGCACTTGTAGGGTGACAAAGTACGAGCTGAAGTCGAAACAGTTGCCGTAGCTCGCTGTTGCGGCGCGCCTGTGCACGACAGCGTTGTACTGCGAGAGAAATCCCATTGAGTGAATGCCGTCCTCCACGTCTGCTGGTCGGCAGAGGGTCAAGCGTGGCCTGGCTGTCCCGCGGCTGTGCCTCGACGCATCAGGCGAGATGGAACCAGTCTCGCCCCTTCGTGAAAGAGGGACTGCGTggccgtcctcctcgtcggccgcctcccgctgccgcagctcgtcCAGCTCTACCGAGAAGTGGATGTAGAGGTCATTGTGCCCATCCTTCCATGCGTAAAGCAACGCGTTGCGCTCCAGCGGCTCCTCCActtcggcgacgcggcgcagcgcataCTGCCACTGTGACACGGTCGTGGCGGCCTCGTGTTGTGCGCCGTGGTCCTCGTCAGCAATGACCCCAGTTTCTGAGGTGCGACTGCCTCTCTGCGCCTTGGGCTCTTCCTTCAAAAGCGCTATCTGCGCTGATATGTATGacgcccgcgccgcggcgccttCTTCGATGATGACGGTGTGCGCGGCTTCCGCAGAGCTCGCAGGTGCGCCGTTGCCTATGCGTTGCGgcttgcgtgtgcggcggTAGCGTGAGCTCccggctctgctgctctccgacgaggagccgcggcggcagcggtgctgagTGCCGCTGCGTTCACCATCAGCAGAGACAGTCAGAGGCGAGGGGCACGCAGGAGGAGAGCCGATGACACCATTGCCGGCCTGCTGTATCGGCGGCGTAGACAGTGCGATGCCAGGAGCTTTCGCGTCGCCCGTCACACTCGTCACTGGGTCCTTGAGTGGCGCCTCGACGACGGCCAGCGACGCTGGCTCTTCGTGCTCGCCCGACAGATGAAATAAGGCGGCCATCAGCGGGCGTGTTAAACTAAAGAAGCGGTAAGGCTCGCGgctgccggctgcggcggtaGCGGATGATgacaccgccgcagcgtctgaGAACTGTGCCGCTGAGCGGTCGTCTGCTGGAGAAGTATGCGCCTCCGTCGGTGGTGCACTAAGCACTGGTGGGGCTCTGGTGACCTCTCCGCCCGAGGCGTCCAAGTGAAAAAAGTGTGAAGGTGCGGATGGGCCCCAGAGATGCGTCGAGGCACTCTTGAAATACTGTATCATGCGGCCTGGTTGAGTCTCCTGCGATACGACGTGAGGGTTTTGGGCAGTCGATGTCGAGGGCAGTAAATCATCGACTCCGCTCGTAGGGATAGAAGGCCCCGCAGCAACGCCAGTCCCTTCTCGACCGTCTGCCTCGTGCTGCTTGGCGTCGGTGAGGGTAACCACTCGTTCCAGAAATGGTAGCGGCACGctcagcagcgtctcctGGTCCTCCAtgaagagcagcaggcgaTTTGCCGTCCAGTCTGGCATCACAGACAGCAACACTGTCGAGACGGCAGACGCGCTCTCTcgcgtgcggctgctgtaGGACCTCTGAGGGGCGTACAGCTCCATCAGCACTGTGTAAGGAAAAGTAACGGCATGACAGGCAGCTGAGACGCCGTCGTtgtcgccatcgtcgtccGTGGCCGTACTTTCCGCGGCTGGTGGCCCAGTACAGTTTGCGGCTGCAGGGGCCGTTAAGCTGCTCTCTGCCGccggcaacgacgacgaccgcGAAGCAGGGACGCTGATGTCATCCAGCCAGGCCTCCAGATCCGTGTCCTTGAACGGTTCCGCTGCCAGCTCTTTCCTCGTTGTGCTAATGCCTTGATCACCGACGGGAGATGCGGCAACTAGTGCCGTCTTCCCCAGCGCATCGCGATTCACAGGCATCGGCGCGCtgccaagcagcagcactgtgTCATTGTTCGTCATTGCCACCGTGCAGGACCAAGAATTCTCCTCCTCGATCTCTGTGGCTTTCTCGACTATTAATCGGTGGCGGCCGAGGGGAACCCACTGAAGGAAACATTCCGAGGCGTCACGGCAAGAACCACAGCGGGGGCCGTCGCTGTTGGCGGCGTAAACCCGACATGTCTCGATAAGGTCTCCCGTGCACCCGCGCAACTTCCACAGCTCCAGCGCGGGTCTCGCCAGCAAGAGCGTCATGGGCATGCCCACCTCGTATGGAGGGGAGTTCATGGCGATGCCGACATCGCACACGTCCGTCGGTGCCACCTCGTGCAGGAggtgcacctcctccagcacaaAGGCGCGGCGAGGACCCCACAGGACCCTGAGAAGAACTACGTTGAGTTCGGCCGCCCCGCCaccttcgccgtcgcctaAATGCTCCGGGGGCGTCGCATCGGCGGGCACGTCTCGTGCACGCGAGCAGAGATACAAGCTCACCAGCTTGTACCCCCGTGATGACGACATCGACCGCGAAAAGGCGTTGTGACAGCGGTTGCACAGCTCCACACACGGTCCGACGAGAGCGACGCGCGTGGCGACGCCGTGCTCGAGGTGGTAGACGACGCGCTCTGACATGGCTGCCTTCTCTATCGTGTTCAGGACATGATCCTCCTCTTCCGGGgtgaggtgctgctgctgcagaggcgcCTGGTggaggccgctgccggcatGCCCGCCGCTATCCCTGGTGGAATTTGTGACGTGGCTGGGgtctgcagccgctcccttttctctcggACGCGCATCGGTCTGCCGATaccacagcggcgcctgctCCAAGACGGacgccacctccctctcaATGTCGAAGAGCACCACCACGCCCACCTCGTCGACGCTCACCACGGCGGGTGTCAGGGAGAGCGGGTGGCACGGCTCGAGAGCAAGCTGCGTGCACTGCATGCACACTACCTTGCTCGTCTGGTGCTGCGTGTGGTTCAGGCAGAAGTGCGCTCCACTGCTCATGACGGACACGCCGTGCACGATGCGGTCGCTGCCGGACGCGACGCAGAAGTAGCGACTCCACttggagaggaagagagagccGTTGACAACGACCGGCTGCATTGCCGCGCACAGGTACGACTCGCGAACCTGGAACTCATGGCGCGTTTCGATCAGCTCGAACACGCCTGTCGCCTCGCAGACGCcgtgcggcaccgcagcaggcgaTGCGCTGGGCACGGCAGCGTTGCTGGAAGGACGGCTTGCAAGCATGTTCAATGtcgagggcggcgctggagcaggaagctgtcgctgccgatAAAGTCGAACGCCGGTACGGTGCACCGTCAAAAGCGTTGAGAGCCCCACAACGCAGAGCGAATTGATGCTCGCATTGGGGAAGGGGTCCAACATGGCGGCTGAGGGGGGCCGATAAggagagaagcggcaggcATGTGCGGTATAGGATCTCTTCAAGCTGCAGCGTGTTCGCCGAAGCCGGCGGCGGGCCGCAGATGATTCAGAGCTGCCATTCCTGTATCGCCCACTGCAGCTCAAGTGTGGCCCATGCACCGATGATGATCTCGACGTCAGGGACGCTGACCGACGCGAGACGTTTGCTGGAACATCGCCACTTGTCCTCGAGCCCCTCggcgaggagacgctgccgGGCATTATGACGTGATCACCGACAGAAGACTCGGGAGGTCGTGCgggtgtgtttgtgcgcgctTGTATGTAGACCGCAGTGCCGAGCCCTTCAcctgctgttgctgcagtACAGCATGCAGCACACTGCAGTCaatgaggggagggagggggcagtcCGGCCTGCACGTGGAAGAGGTGGCGCGCTATAACGCGTAAACaaggcgtcgccgccctcacAAGTTGCCACACGCATTCAACAATAAAGTTCTCGGGACGCTGGCCTCTGCCGAGGTAGCTCCCGCCGTcgagaaaacaaaagcgACACGGCTGCTTCTGCGCTGCTCCTCACGCGATTCGatgcagaaagagagagagaaaacagcgCAGCAATGCACGAATTACGAGTCCTGTGGTCCTTTTAAGAGAGTTCACATGACTCTCGTTTGACGTCTGATGGCCCCTCACTCACTGAAAAGCGCCAGCACGTTGCACCGCTGGATAAAGCGGAGTTGATTGTGCGCGTATAGAATACGTGGAGGAGAATGCTTCTCTCCAGCTTCGTTTTCTTCACTTCGGATAGCGCGATGCGCACTGACCCGTGCACGCGACATCCTGTCACGACACCAAGCAAACCGAGAGACGAAAGACGAGAGGAGAAGcaaaagggaggaagggacaATGATAGTAAAGAAGACGTGGTGCAGACACGAGGGCATTCCCTCCCGACGCGACGATCTGAGTGCTTGCCTCTGCACGAGGGCAGCCAGCGCCCTACTCACGTGAAGAGAAGGGGCGTAGAATGGATGTAGAAAACGCGCAGGACGCCCACGCGACACGCATGTGCTCCCAGCATGTTTGTCGCACGACGAGTTCCCTCTAGCGCCGTCTCACGTTTTTTTGCCGTTGTCTGGCCTTGCTTGCAAGCTCAGGAAGCACGCGAGCGTATCCTCACGTaagcacatacacacacgcgcgcgctcatAAAACGTCACTCAAAGAGGGTGGGAACAGAAGGaacgaaaacagaaaacgTAAGCTCAAgcgtggggtggggggggagacggcacccccctccccacaaaCATATACGCCGACACATCATCGCAGCACGTCAGAGATTCGgtgacacgcacacaaaacgGGAGAAAGACAGAGCTATGGAAAGGAATGCGCACAGAATggaaacgaaagaaaaagacagAGAGCCAACAAGATGGCGCCGACACATGAGTAGCAAcggctcagcggcggcagcagcgcttgaTGCATGCATTCGTCTCTGTGGACCTGCTCAGATGTATATGAGCGCTTGGCGTAGCCACACCACAAATCTCCCACCTCGCCTCGAGCGGTGTTGCACATGGAAAGAGGATCGGTTGTGTGGCTGAGctggtcgccgctgctgccgctcccaaTTTGTTGTCTTTGCAGCGATGATTGTACGTCTACATGATAACCGACTGACAGGGCCCAGAGAAACAAGGatgaaagaagaggaagcgTGGGATCCGAAATGGGAACACTGAGGAGTTTGACGACGctgtgggaggggagggagaacaCGCGTGAAGACTATCGTCGCAGCCATGTGCACGGCACGTGCGCAGATGGAGATTGAGGAGGTAAAGGGAGAGTGGCCAACCGACCATTCACAGTGTGCACAGGCGATGTGAAAGGGTTCCAAAGGCGCGCTGATGAGACGGCTGCCGTGTCGCTCCTGGCAGCATCGTGAAGTCCatcttccctcttcttcgacGGCATGCTGAGGGCCGATATGGCGGAGGCTTTGCCGAAGTGCCGGATAGGTCACTCCAGCATTGTCCTCCTGGAGTGATCCGACGGCAACGTAGCAGCTGAGAACACCGTGTAGAGTTCGCGAAAGCAGAAACAACAGGAGCATCCCACCTCTTCAAACAAAAAGGgcgcacaagagagagaagctaCTGGCGCGCGTCCgcgcgcaaacacacacacacacacacacacacacacacacaccttgGGTTGTCCTCCCACAAGACGGAAGAAAATGGAAGAATAAAAGAGGCCCAAAAGGCAGACGGGTCGCTGAGGGCAGGGGAGGGACTGCGAGCACATCTGCGTGTCGACGTTCAACATCCAgccaacacacgcacagcacacaGCACACGGGGAGCCACAGCGACATGAGCCGAGcgagcaacaaaaaaaaaacgaaggatAACGGCAAGGACGATgcagaagagggaaggggaaagggggcaGAAATCAGAAGAGAGGTCAAAAGCAGGCGTGGGCGATACGTCGACGATTACACAACAGTAAACTTCCTCACGCACTCGCAGCCTCATCCTGTGCAGCACCAGAGACCGATGAAGCTCTCGGTAAACAGGGAGCTCCGTAGAGGTGGTGAGCATCGCACAGACGAATACACCGAAGGAGAGTGCTTGTGCGGGTATGTGTGCACAGTTCGCCGGTGCCCATGCAAGAGTTCATTAggtgcggggagggggagccaCATGAAAACAGAGCGAGTGCGAGTAGGTGGCAGCACGGCgttgcggaggcggcaggcCAAACGAAGGATGCCtcaaaagaagagagaaaggatgGAAGAGCAGCTGTGATGAACACGGATTGTGGGAGTGGGCGGGTAGGGTCGAGGGATGCGCATTGAGACTGACAAGTGTGCATCGATGACCACGCATACAGACGCCTCGCCACGCGTCCATTCGACTTCTTCGCCTGCTGTCCTGCAGAAGAAGCGCGTGTGCCAGAGACTCAGCTCTTGCCCACAGACGGCTACCACCCGTTCAATCAAGTCCTTCCCTGCAGCCTACTCCTCCAGGATGCCAAActcgcgcaggcgctcgtCGACGATCTCCTCCCCGATGCACTCAATCGGCTGCCGTGGAGTGCGGATCTGGTACTCAGCAGCTGTGTCCTCCATCATTCCTACCTGCACAAAGGACGGCATGTTAGCAAAGACGCGGCAGTTGCGGTCCACCCGCTTGAACTCCACCTTGATGCCGTTGCCAACGTACGTGTCGCACAGGAGGCCCATCACGTACGGCTTCGTCACGCTGGGGTCGTGGATGCGGGGGATGACAAAGTACGGGCTGTGCTCTGGCAAAAAGGTGTACTTCATCGCCACGTCGCGCGAGAAGTTGAACTTGAGCTGGCGGTCCGGCTTCTCCACAAGCGAGTTGCTGGTCGCGTCCAGCTTCTCCTTCTTGCCGCTGTGCCGGAACACGCTCAGCAGGAGTGCATGGTACTCCAGCGACGGGTCGTCGCGCTCGTCCTCCTGCGAGAGAGTGATGTAGGCCTCCGTCGGCGCGGACACGTTGACCTCGAAAGAGACGGTCGGGATGCCCTGAGCAAACTCGCCACGGGCACGGTAGTCGAACCACGGAGTGCGCaggtggcagcagccaccgccggAGAAGATCTTCAGCGCGTCGCTCCACTCTACCCAGAACGTGCGGTCGGCATCCGTCGGGCTTCCGCCGTGCCGGTAGCACGCGTTGCGCACGGATGGGTACTTGCTCCAGCGCTTGTCGTCCTTGCTCCACGCGCCGGTCCACTCAGAGCCGTTGCCCCACGGGTTGCGGACGCGCAGCAGACGGAGGTCCAGGTCCTCGAAGTACTCCGTCTGCAGAACTGCGTAGCCAtggtgcaggaggaggccCATCTTCTCGTACGTTGCCTCCAGCTCCGGGTTGGCGCTGACGACGTTCGCGTTGCCGAATGCCTCGCCACCGTCGGACGGGGTGCAGAGCACCTGCAAGTGACCCATCCTGTTGTAAGACAGCATCTCCTGAAACAGcatgtcgtcgccgccctgCGCGTCCTCCCAGAAGCTCTCGTAGCGCGTCACTGGGAAGCCGGTGAACTCCGACAGCGGCTCCAGCGGGTCGCCGCTCGCGATGTTCGCGTAGGAGCCGTGCACTTTCGCGTAGgtcttctccagcagcgccacccacATGCGCCGGATGTCCACTGCGCACCGCGCGAACTCGGGGCCGTCACGCGTCGCAGGCAGGAAgtcgtccagcagcaccggcagccaCCAGCCGTTGAAGTTTATCGTGACCCAGTAGGCACCGAGGGCACGCTCGATCTTGCCGTTGGCGGCGCTCACCGGGTGGCGGAAGAGGTCGTGCAGCCGgtcgccgctggcgtcggtcagggcggcgatggcggagACGAGGTAGGTGTCGCCGATGGAGCCGTGTGTCACTTGCGACGGCAGGATGTCGCGGCGGAAGAGGCGCACCTCCTTGAGCTGCTCCTCCGGGATCCAGGTGGAGGGGCGGTGCCACGGGATGAAGCGCGGCAGGTACGTGTCCACGTCAGCGCGGTAGAGCGAGTAGTCGCACGGACGGAAGTCGCAGTCGATGTACGGCTTCTCGTTCTCCTCGCAGTACGccagcaccttctcctctGTCAGGTCGTCCTCACGCACACCGATGGCCTGCGCCATGACCATCAGGtcgtcggcgatgcggtcGTTGACTTCGCCGTAGAGGATGTCGCGCTTGTCGTCGTTCAGTGGCACGGCCTTGGCGCTGCACTTGAAACCGTTGATCTTGCCGGCTACCAGCTTCGTCGTCTCCCCagggaagacgacgagggaGGCGGACAGCTCGCTTGTGCTCATAACGTACATGTCGACCTTTTCGCCGGGCTGCAGGTCTGACTTGGCGCCGAAGGTGAACTTCACATGCATCTCGTACTTGTCCGTGTCGTTGTAGTAGTACCAAGAGCCATCTGGCGTCACGACCTTGAAGAGCAGGCCGTTCTCGAAGACCGGCGTGACGTCGCCCTCAACGGAGGGGCCGTTTAACTGGTAGGTATGGCCCATGCGCTTCGTGCGGTCCTTCTCCGACATGTTCAGGATGGTCGTGTCGATCGTCTTGTCCTCGAACTCGTCGCACTCGTCGTCGTTCAcgtacggcggcggcaggtcGCGGCGCGGTGGCACGTACTTCTTGGCTGTGTCTCCGTCGGACTGCAGGTTACGCATCTTCTGGATGTCCTTcatgctgcgcggcagcaggtccggcagcggtgtcggcacgcgcacggggTGCAGCGTGTCCTCGTCCATCTTGCTCGGACGCGTGGGCAGCGGCATCACGTAGCCCGGTGGGAACTCAAACGGCTGCGGCTCGGCCGTTGCAGCAGGCATCTTGTCGTGCTGTTGCTTGATGGAGGAAGAAAAGGGGTAATACGGGTAAGCagcggaggtgtgtgtgcgcgtgtgtcagggagggggtgcactTCATGCAGTGATGGGCACGGTGATATTGCCAGCACAAAACAACAACCATccagagctgcagccgcccGAGATGGAGGAAGCAGAGCAGAAGAGATGCAGAAGGACGTGACTGAGGTGAGGTGGCGAGAGCCCTGACGTGCGCGAACACAGCACGAcgttgggggaggggggtgacGGCAGTGCACCATTGCCGACAGCAtcgcccccgccctcctgCGACGAGGGACGGGACGGCGGGTAAGGCACGGATACGTTTTATTTTCCTCTGCAGCTCCTGTCCGATGTTCTGTCGCCTGTCGGTGTCGGTGGCTGTGCCTCCGAAATGCGTGCGGGAGGGCGGCGTGGTTCCTGCGCACATGGAGGGGGtagagagagcaagagaggcgagaggcGGGGCGAAGAGAGAACGGCAGCACAtgaaaggaaaagaaataCGGAAAAtcacaacaacagaaaaggaTAAGCGAATGGTAGACAAGATAAGGAGCCACAACAGCCACAGCGAGAGCACAGTCGTATCTCCCCGACTTTCCAGGGCAGCGTAGCGTACGCGTGTGGTGTCAATCAGGGGGACCACGGCGTGCGTCTACTCACCATCCCCCgccgccgacagcgacgtCTCAAAGGGAGGTGTCGGAACGAGGATGCTCCTAGAGTGCTGTGTTGATGTGAATGCACAGAGACGGAACAAAACACCACAGCGAATGCCATATTCACATACCCTTCGTTTCGTTGCCAGAGATGCGAGACCCCTCGCACGTCGCAACGCCTGCCTTGGTGCACACTTGGTACTGTGCTGTCACGCGCGAGGCGCCCTCCAGTGGGAACGCCGTGGTTGAGTCCGTGaagacgccgcagctgcgccgcagcgacacaAAGTGGACGGACAAATCCTCCCCGTCCCCcgcaacggcgtcgctgaCGATGGACACGACAAACCGCACCTCGGGCGCAGCGGCTATCGAGGCGGCGTTCGAGGAGGatccgctgccggcgccgacggcggcagcgctaaCGGCGCTTGGATCGAGCAGCGGGACAACCAgtacggcggcgccgttgctACTCGTGCTCGGCTCAACGACCACCTTTATGGACACATCACGCGCCACGACGTATGTTCGGCAGCCTGTCACGCTCTCGATGTCGTCGCAGGACTCACGGACCACCTTCGCCGACTGGTTCGCCTGTCGGTGCACCACCGCGAGCGCCGTGCCGTGGAGCGGGATGGGAcgggcagcgacgacggtgccAAAGTTGTCGAGCGTCTCGCTCACCGTCTCCAGCGAAAGCGTCACGAGCAGCTCCACTTTGCGCCGCGCCTTCAGCTCAAGCGCCAGCCGTGGTCGGCCCTCCACAAAGGCGTTCCGCACACGGTACCGGTGTCGGTCCCACATGGTGTAgcacacgccgccgcccgcaaacgccgtcagcgcctcccCCCATTCTACCCACATCGTGCCCTTGCGCTCGTTTAGAGCGACCGCCTCCGGTGACAAGTCCGTACAGGCTCTAGGGCTGAGCGCGTGCGAGGCCAGAACGCGGGAGCACACCTGTCCGTGCAGGCTCGTCGTGGCGGACGCAATGGCACTGAGGCTGGGGTCGGGCTGGTCGTACCACGTCGTGTACCTCCACTTCTTCTCGTAGTGGATCTTGTTTTTTGTCTCCCACGTCCACGGGTTCTTCAGCTGGACCATGCGCAGATCTAGCGCCTCGTAGAAGGCGACGTCGCGCAGGAAGTAGATGTGGCCGGGCAGGAactgcggcaccgcgcccTTCACCGGCATGATACGCGAGGAACGCTTGCAGGACATGTCCACGGTCGCACTCGACTGCTCGTCGGTGGGGggcggagagaagagaagcaccGTGCAGCCGGCCCGGACACAGAGCTCGAGGTAGCGAAAGAGCGACCGGAACGCGCCATCCCTCGGCccctgcgcggcggccgcccaCATGGAGTCGAGAAAGCGTACGGGGAATCCAGTGAAGTCGCCGAGGGCCTCCATGGCGTCGACGAGGCACGTCGCCGCGTATGAGCCAAGCGACTTGGCATACGCCTtttcgagcagctgcacccacAGCCGGCGCGGGTCCTCGGCACAGCTCGCAAACAGCGGTCCTCTCAGCGACGCAGGCACGTAGTCGTCGACAAGGTAGGTGTGCCACCACCCattgtgcagcagcgtcactCGGTAGCAGCCCTGCGACCTCTCCATCTTGCCCACGTGCGCGCTCACGGGGTGGCGGAACATCCACCGCACATGGGCCGGGaactgcgccaccgccgccatcgcagccACCACCGTGTGGTTGCTCAGGTCACCCTGCTTCACCAGGAAACACGAAATCTCGCCGCGGAATAGACGCGTCTGCGACACCTCGGCCAGGTAGATGTACTCCTCCGGCCGCCGCCATGTGACGGCCGGTATGACGACCGCGTCGAACTCAGGGCGATACAGGCTCTCCGAACTCGGGCGGAAGTTGAGGTCTGTGAAGCGGAGGTTGTTCTTGAGACAGCACTTCAGGTACGCCTGCTGGTCGGAGGCTCGGCTCCACTTGCCAAGTGCCTTGCGCACAGCGTTGATCTCGGCGTTGATCTTGCGCAGCGACTGCGTCACCGACGGCGAGACGTAATcgcgcggcaccggcactCGCTTTGCCATGAAGTGAGGCATATGCGCCACCCCACTCATGAAAAAGTTCGTCTCCTCCGGCAATACGGCGATCGTAATCTCCGTCTCGCCGGTACTGGCGACGGGGGAGAGCATGGCACGTTCGTTGATCTTCTCGTTGCCGCGCAGATGGCACTGCACGCGTACAACCATCACCTCCTGCAGGGTATCGTTGTAGAAGTGGTACTCGCCTTTTGGGGTCTTGATCTTGTACAGCATGCCCTCCGAAAAAACCCGAGTGACGAGACCGGAGA
This window of the Leishmania donovani BPK282A1 complete genome, chromosome 31 genome carries:
- a CDS encoding calpain-like cysteine peptidase, putative yields the protein MPAATAEPQPFEFPPGYVMPLPTRPSKMDEDTLHPVRVPTPLPDLLPRSMKDIQKMRNLQSDGDTAKKYVPPRRDLPPPYVNDDECDEFEDKTIDTTILNMSEKDRTKRMGHTYQLNGPSVEGDVTPVFENGLLFKVVTPDGSWYYYNDTDKYEMHVKFTFGAKSDLQPGEKVDMYVMSTSELSASLVVFPGETTKLVAGKINGFKCSAKAVPLNDDKRDILYGEVNDRIADDLMVMAQAIGVREDDLTEEKVLAYCEENEKPYIDCDFRPCDYSLYRADVDTYLPRFIPWHRPSTWIPEEQLKEVRLFRRDILPSQVTHGSIGDTYLVSAIAALTDASGDRLHDLFRHPVSAANGKIERALGAYWVTINFNGWWLPVLLDDFLPATRDGPEFARCAVDIRRMWVALLEKTYAKVHGSYANIASGDPLEPLSEFTGFPVTRYESFWEDAQGGDDMLFQEMLSYNRMGHLQVLCTPSDGGEAFGNANVVSANPELEATYEKMGLLLHHGYAVLQTEYFEDLDLRLLRVRNPWGNGSEWTGAWSKDDKRWSKYPSVRNACYRHGGSPTDADRTFWVEWSDALKIFSGGGCCHLRTPWFDYRARGEFAQGIPTVSFEVNVSAPTEAYITLSQEDERDDPSLEYHALLLSVFRHSGKKEKLDATSNSLVEKPDRQLKFNFSRDVAMKYTFLPEHSPYFVIPRIHDPSVTKPYVMGLLCDTYVGNGIKVEFKRVDRNCRVFANMPSFVQVGMMEDTAAEYQIRTPRQPIECIGEEIVDERLREFGILEE
- a CDS encoding calpain-like protein, putative translates to MSATKAAITESSSNLAAASVVPEERPETRQYGLTDSLHISPANRMAAEKLVAFVQAVSDPEVLHVIYDYLEEHEKAVPRYCLATKACRELLERKEEMLMACLSTSGGAHESSQPSAVGARRPRSVSVPQLVDSPDKKAETARAGEGLTEAQRLLQQIEETDGCDKGDDDDADMDEFDDLNYFPAPYTPSSRFNFGQPSVSGLVTRVFSEGMLYKIKTPKGEYHFYNDTLQEVMVVRVQCHLRGNEKINERAMLSPVASTGETEITIAVLPEETNFFMSGVAHMPHFMAKRVPVPRDYVSPSVTQSLRKINAEINAVRKALGKWSRASDQQAYLKCCLKNNLRFTDLNFRPSSESLYRPEFDAVVIPAVTWRRPEEYIYLAEVSQTRLFRGEISCFLVKQGDLSNHTVVAAMAAVAQFPAHVRWMFRHPVSAHVGKMERSQGCYRVTLLHNGWWHTYLVDDYVPASLRGPLFASCAEDPRRLWVQLLEKAYAKSLGSYAATCLVDAMEALGDFTGFPVRFLDSMWAAAAQGPRDGAFRSLFRYLELCVRAGCTVLLFSPPPTDEQSSATVDMSCKRSSRIMPVKGAVPQFLPGHIYFLRDVAFYEALDLRMVQLKNPWTWETKNKIHYEKKWRYTTWYDQPDPSLSAIASATTSLHGQVCSRVLASHALSPRACTDLSPEAVALNERKGTMWVEWGEALTAFAGGGVCYTMWDRHRYRVRNAFVEGRPRLALELKARRKVELLVTLSLETVSETLDNFGTVVAARPIPLHGTALAVVHRQANQSAKVVRESCDDIESVTGCRTYVVARDVSIKVVVEPSTSSNGAAVLVVPLLDPSAVSAAAVGAGSGSSSNAASIAAAPEVRFVVSIVSDAVAGDGEDLSVHFVSLRRSCGVFTDSTTAFPLEGASRVTAQYQVCTKAGVATCEGSRISGNETKGM